A genomic window from Methanovulcanius yangii includes:
- the gatA gene encoding Asp-tRNA(Asn)/Glu-tRNA(Gln) amidotransferase subunit GatA — translation MEGGYIFDEKDRHNAFISTLDLALFETTGGPLEGRAVAVKDNISTAGMPTTCASRILEGYVPPYDAHVITLLREAGAAIVGKTNMDEFGMGTTTENSAFGPTTNPVDPTRVPGGSSGGSAAAVASGMVDMALGSDTGGSIRCPAAFCGVVGLKPTFGRVSRYGLIAYSNSLEQIGPLGKTVMDVNTLMSVIAGPDARDSTTYDRPYSHTPDPDMKGLRIAVPKEYFGEGVDPAVAARVQDAIATLEGLGAETVDCSIPSMEYALAAYYVTCTSEASSNLARFDGVRYGPKVETIRSWHDEYRTHRGDLFGREVQRRILLGTFALSAGYYGKYYAKAQVARENVRKDFVRVLRDADVIAGPTMPSIAFRLGEKSDPLSMYLADILTVPANLAGVPAISVPCGTVDKLPVGLQIIGPHFGDERIVDVAFAFEQEVA, via the coding sequence GTGGAAGGTGGATATATTTTTGATGAAAAAGACCGGCACAACGCCTTCATCTCGACCCTTGATCTGGCCCTCTTCGAGACGACCGGCGGCCCGCTGGAAGGAAGAGCCGTGGCGGTCAAGGACAACATATCGACCGCCGGGATGCCGACGACGTGTGCATCCCGCATCCTGGAAGGGTATGTTCCCCCCTATGATGCTCATGTGATAACCCTCCTCCGGGAGGCCGGGGCGGCGATCGTCGGGAAGACAAACATGGACGAGTTCGGTATGGGAACGACGACGGAGAACAGTGCGTTCGGGCCGACCACCAACCCGGTCGACCCGACTCGCGTGCCCGGCGGATCGTCCGGCGGCAGTGCGGCAGCGGTCGCATCCGGCATGGTTGATATGGCGCTCGGGAGCGATACCGGCGGGTCCATCCGCTGTCCGGCGGCGTTCTGCGGCGTGGTCGGTCTCAAGCCGACCTTCGGGCGTGTTTCCCGGTACGGCCTCATCGCCTACTCCAACTCGCTGGAACAGATCGGCCCTCTCGGAAAGACGGTAATGGATGTAAACACGCTCATGTCGGTGATCGCCGGCCCCGATGCCCGCGACTCGACCACCTATGACCGGCCGTATTCTCACACCCCGGACCCCGACATGAAGGGTCTGCGCATTGCCGTACCGAAGGAGTACTTCGGCGAGGGCGTCGATCCGGCCGTTGCGGCACGGGTGCAGGACGCCATCGCCACCCTCGAAGGTCTCGGCGCAGAGACCGTCGACTGCTCCATTCCCTCCATGGAATATGCCCTTGCGGCGTACTATGTCACCTGTACGAGCGAGGCCTCCTCGAACCTCGCCCGCTTCGACGGTGTGCGGTACGGCCCGAAGGTGGAGACGATCCGCTCATGGCACGACGAATACCGGACCCATCGCGGCGACCTCTTCGGCAGGGAAGTGCAGCGGAGGATTCTCCTCGGGACCTTTGCACTCTCCGCCGGATATTATGGCAAATACTATGCCAAGGCACAGGTGGCGCGGGAGAATGTCCGCAAAGACTTCGTGCGGGTCCTCAGGGATGCGGATGTCATTGCAGGCCCCACCATGCCCTCCATTGCCTTCCGTCTCGGAGAAAAGTCCGATCCGCTCTCGATGTACCTCGCCGACATCCTGACGGTCCCAGCAAACCTCGCCGGTGTCCCGGCGATCTCCGTCCCCTGCGGAACCGTGGACAAATTGCCCGTCGGGCTCCAGATCATCGGCCCGCACTTCGGGGATGAACGGATCGTGGATGTTGCCTTCGCCTTTGAACAGGAGGTGGCCTGA
- the gatC gene encoding Asp-tRNA(Asn)/Glu-tRNA(Gln) amidotransferase subunit GatC yields MVNESDVEGIAKLADISISKEELGAFTSQFNDILEYFDILDQVPPGEEGIPDLENVLREDVVTPSLSQEEATANAGETEDGFIRAPKVM; encoded by the coding sequence ATGGTAAACGAGAGCGACGTTGAAGGAATTGCAAAACTTGCAGATATATCCATATCAAAGGAGGAACTGGGGGCATTTACCTCACAGTTCAATGATATTCTTGAATATTTTGATATCCTGGATCAGGTACCTCCCGGCGAGGAGGGGATACCGGACCTCGAGAATGTGCTCCGCGAGGACGTTGTGACGCCGTCGCTTTCACAGGAAGAGGCTACGGCCAATGCAGGGGAAACCGAGGACGGATTCATCAGGGCTCCGAAGGTGATGTGA